A genomic window from Luteolibacter sp. LG18 includes:
- a CDS encoding metal ABC transporter permease — MTADIFDPEWWALPWRSESTCWLVATSFFVALASALPGVFLVLRRMALAGDAISHSVLPGIVIAFLFTGSLDSPLLVVGAAGAGLLVMLTIEALRRGAGIREDAATGIAFTAFFAGGVLLLRTYAAKVDLDPDCVLFGSLETAVHGASVAIGRLEVPRVTITAMVTSVVMGAFLLIAYRPLLLGSFDPAHARTTGFRPGWSNVLLMAAVSVVVVVSFQAVGAVLAVALLILPGATALLCAKRVPGVLLVSGLHALASSVGGLYLAMALNCNVAAAIVLAGAFLFCMAWLFGPMDGLIRPKKWRKKAVR, encoded by the coding sequence ATGACCGCGGACATTTTCGATCCGGAATGGTGGGCGCTGCCCTGGCGCTCGGAATCGACCTGCTGGTTGGTGGCCACCTCCTTTTTCGTGGCGCTGGCCTCGGCCCTGCCTGGGGTGTTCCTGGTGCTGCGCCGGATGGCGCTGGCGGGGGACGCCATCAGCCATAGCGTGTTGCCTGGGATCGTGATCGCCTTCCTGTTCACCGGCTCGCTGGACTCGCCGCTGCTGGTGGTGGGGGCCGCCGGGGCGGGTTTGCTGGTGATGCTGACGATTGAGGCGCTCCGGCGCGGGGCGGGCATCCGGGAGGACGCCGCCACGGGCATCGCCTTTACCGCATTCTTCGCCGGTGGCGTGCTGCTGCTGCGGACCTATGCGGCGAAGGTCGATCTGGACCCGGATTGCGTGCTTTTCGGCAGCCTGGAAACCGCGGTCCATGGGGCGTCGGTGGCAATTGGCCGTCTGGAGGTTCCGCGGGTGACGATCACCGCCATGGTGACTTCCGTCGTGATGGGAGCCTTCCTTCTGATCGCCTATCGGCCGCTGCTGTTGGGATCGTTCGACCCCGCCCATGCCCGGACCACCGGATTCCGGCCCGGGTGGAGCAATGTGCTGCTGATGGCCGCGGTGTCGGTCGTGGTGGTGGTCTCGTTCCAAGCGGTCGGCGCGGTGCTGGCGGTGGCCCTGCTGATCCTTCCGGGGGCGACGGCCCTGTTGTGCGCGAAACGGGTGCCCGGCGTGCTGCTGGTCTCCGGATTGCATGCATTGGCGTCGAGCGTGGGCGGCCTCTATCTGGCCATGGCGTTGAATTGCAACGTGGCGGCGGCGATCGTGCTGGCGGGGGCCTTCCTGTTTTGCATGGCTTGGCTGTTCGGGCCGATGGATGGCCTGATCCGCCCGAAGAAATGGCGGAAGAAGGCGGTTCGTTAG
- a CDS encoding iron chelate uptake ABC transporter family permease subunit, whose translation MTEWLHTAFGTALAAALLLGLCCGTLGAFVVVRRMALTGDMLSHAVLPGIVAGLVWNTQRDPLVVLAAALLAGMAGSAVMHAIQRTTRLKPDAALGIVLSVFFAAGIAMISIHQPSGVQAYLYGQAAAIDQRDLRLLAVVTALTLSVVGLLFRLLHVTAFDAGFSRLLGYPVQWLDRLFYFLLSASIVVAMQAVGVVLISAMLIAPAAAALKLSHRFGRVVTASCLIGAASASTGVWISGVRTGLPTGPVMALSVCVAFAVVSLFAPRDGVLAHAWRHWKMRRRIARENLLKSIFRVMEEGGFRHDGVTLLELSKRDGRPVTALARGVGRLVAGRDAIWTDDRTGLLLTPTGRRRAEEIVRNHRLWERYLTDRASYAADHVHEDAERVEHFIGEDEVRRLEEVLDFPECDPHGRPIPTVGQDGKGGHS comes from the coding sequence ATGACGGAGTGGCTCCATACCGCCTTTGGCACCGCGCTGGCCGCGGCGCTCCTGCTCGGGCTGTGCTGCGGCACGCTCGGGGCCTTCGTGGTCGTGCGGCGCATGGCCCTCACCGGAGACATGCTGTCCCACGCCGTGCTGCCCGGCATCGTGGCGGGACTGGTGTGGAACACCCAGCGTGACCCGCTGGTGGTGCTGGCCGCGGCCTTGCTCGCCGGGATGGCGGGCAGCGCGGTGATGCATGCGATCCAGCGCACCACCCGGCTGAAACCGGATGCGGCGCTCGGGATCGTCCTGTCCGTGTTCTTCGCCGCGGGCATCGCGATGATCTCGATCCACCAGCCATCCGGCGTGCAGGCTTATCTTTATGGGCAGGCCGCCGCGATCGACCAGCGGGATCTGCGTTTGCTGGCAGTGGTCACGGCGCTGACGCTGTCGGTGGTCGGGTTGCTGTTCCGGTTGCTGCATGTCACCGCCTTCGACGCCGGTTTCTCGCGGCTCCTCGGCTATCCGGTCCAGTGGTTGGACCGCCTGTTCTATTTCCTCCTGTCCGCCTCCATCGTGGTGGCGATGCAGGCGGTGGGCGTGGTGCTGATCAGCGCGATGTTGATCGCTCCGGCGGCCGCCGCCTTGAAGCTGAGCCACCGTTTCGGACGGGTGGTCACCGCTTCCTGCCTGATCGGAGCGGCTTCGGCCTCCACCGGCGTGTGGATCTCCGGGGTGCGCACGGGGCTGCCCACCGGTCCGGTGATGGCGCTTTCCGTTTGCGTGGCCTTCGCCGTGGTGTCCCTGTTCGCGCCGCGGGATGGGGTGCTGGCGCATGCCTGGCGGCATTGGAAAATGCGCCGCCGGATCGCCCGTGAGAATCTCCTGAAATCGATCTTCCGGGTGATGGAGGAGGGGGGCTTCCGCCACGATGGTGTGACCCTGCTGGAGCTTTCGAAACGCGACGGCCGTCCGGTGACGGCGCTTGCCCGCGGGGTGGGGCGTTTGGTGGCGGGCCGCGATGCGATCTGGACTGACGACCGCACCGGGCTGCTGCTCACGCCGACCGGCCGCCGCCGGGCCGAGGAGATCGTGCGCAACCACCGCCTGTGGGAACGCTACCTCACGGACCGGGCTTCCTATGCCGCGGACCACGTCCACGAGGATGCCGAGCGGGTGGAGCATTTCATTGGCGAGGACGAGGTGCGCCGCTTGGAGGAGGTCCTCGATTTCCCCGAATGCGACCCCCACGGCCGCCCGATTCCCACGGTGGGCCAGGACGGGAAAGGAGGGCACTCATGA